Proteins found in one Pontibacter sp. SGAir0037 genomic segment:
- a CDS encoding translocation/assembly module TamB domain-containing protein gives MLDTRVEIGGLTTGWRNSIVLENIYVEDQQQDTLWYSERLGVDIKFFALLKGQVNIGKVHLKNASANVHIRPDSTSNFDFITEAFAGDTTAAATPADTTSGGMAISLDVIDLENIKLRFRDEAGGNMVAGRIGRFLTTMEELDLENERYLVDAIELRNTKVEYVQTKIPPPADEEPSDPLEMEFGLNRVALENIDISYKSEVADQFIELRLGESELTTDNIDLPNARVDLRSFDLKNTSLVYVQEKYKDPDSLAINPARTVEKLDKSVEESSGQPMDWTVNLNNMNIAGLHVRFDNFNTPAQAQGMDFNHMVFKDIQLNAKDVLYSQNKMGLNLQQLTLQEKSGFKVNNFQAQIAMDSTSASLTDLDLQTGHSRFRKELAVQYPSLEAAAENPNLVSLRLDIDNSYIGMQDALYFVPDLAQNPSFRTVANSTIRLNGQAEGRLDNLNINSFQVAGLQGTSINISGNVRNAMDPDRLFVDLNLNRFATTRTDIMALAPPGTIPPDINIPANVALTGNYTGTLENFDANATLQTSYGNINAVVDMQPGPTTAAPFNARVRTDRFDLEQLLGPEMGVGTISMEATATGAGFDPETMRADVRATIREAVYNDYRYNNIVVNAKVDQNRYLVEASSKDENLAFDLNGDFNLRNSEQPQYAFDADIDGINLQELHLYADDLAIQGKLKGNFTGADLSNLRGNLEASELVVRHQQVPYALDSVQLALAQSPTLTEVQLNSKIMDADMRFTNSLETLPTALQKHFSNYLDLQPDPPYPADLSLGDFNFTMQLRNIELIKSFVPDLETLKPSAPITGAYSRETQTFTMDGGFSLIEYQDFDLKDFVMEVRGNQEQLGYSLGLSEVSSPSFLVQNILLDGAARDDDMTLRLAISEDNGDPRFMLGGHLSSVSRNGYRFALNPGQIYINSEAWTVPEDNYFQFGGDVLYANNIRIQRGNSFILANSLGEVAPNAPLQVQFGNFEIAYLMESFQQADSLIAGTINGEATLRNLTEGNMAFTSDIGISSLAYMGVPVGDIALRANSATENRYNLEASLTGNGNRVLIGGFYEAQPETSTLNLDANIETINLAALQGFTADMVTDMGGTISGNMAVRGSVADPDITGQLNFNQAQFNPTMVGSLYRLQNERIVFNQQGINFPNFTITDINNNNLVVNGNILTQDYTDFRFDMGITTDRFLAVNSTVNDNDLFYGKLLLATNTTIKGTMAVPVINARVEVLDGSNMSFVVPADEAGAAAQEGIVQYGSLNDSIYYMVQQGMEDAETSGFVGAVIDAEIVVTDASPFTVVIDPLTGDQLEIRGNGTLTTAIAPNGEINLSGRYDITDGLYQMAFYSLVERELRIAEGSYIAWAGDPLMADVNISAIYDVKTAPRELVASEITGDQTEQNQLRNQLPFQVFVNVEGEMLEPEIGFDIQLPEEERGAFDGQIEAKLVSLRQDESEMNKQVFALLVLGRFLAPDPLQSSGGGLAASARNSLSQVMNDQLSRLTDRYAGGLGLELGVNSYEDYSSGAAEGRTDLNVAVRQQFLNDRLTVRVGGDIGLEGQSTEQNSMSNFGGDISVEYSILPDGRLRVRGFRRNQYESFLEGDVQATGASLIFQRDYDNFSELFKGAERRQARREERRREAATGPTSSSQLQAVEFD, from the coding sequence ATGCTGGATACCCGTGTAGAGATAGGCGGACTGACCACCGGCTGGCGAAACTCCATTGTACTGGAAAATATTTATGTAGAAGATCAGCAGCAGGATACCCTTTGGTACAGCGAAAGGCTGGGTGTAGACATTAAATTTTTTGCCTTGCTAAAAGGACAGGTAAATATTGGCAAAGTACATTTAAAGAATGCCTCAGCCAATGTACACATCCGGCCTGACAGCACCAGCAATTTCGATTTTATTACAGAAGCATTTGCCGGCGACACCACCGCAGCCGCTACTCCAGCCGATACAACGTCGGGAGGCATGGCTATTAGCCTGGATGTGATCGATCTCGAAAATATAAAGCTGCGTTTCCGGGATGAAGCCGGAGGTAATATGGTTGCAGGTCGTATCGGAAGATTTCTGACGACCATGGAAGAACTTGACCTGGAGAATGAACGGTACCTGGTGGATGCTATTGAGCTGCGAAACACGAAAGTAGAATATGTGCAGACAAAGATTCCGCCACCAGCCGACGAAGAACCTTCTGATCCGCTGGAAATGGAGTTCGGGCTGAACAGGGTGGCCCTCGAAAACATCGACATCAGCTATAAAAGCGAAGTAGCGGACCAATTTATCGAACTCAGGCTGGGAGAATCTGAACTTACGACAGATAACATTGACCTGCCTAACGCACGGGTAGACCTTCGCAGTTTCGACCTGAAAAATACCTCGCTGGTGTATGTACAGGAAAAATACAAAGACCCGGATTCTCTTGCCATAAACCCGGCCCGTACCGTAGAGAAGCTCGACAAGTCTGTAGAAGAGTCGAGCGGGCAGCCTATGGACTGGACCGTGAACCTGAACAACATGAACATTGCAGGCCTGCATGTTCGGTTTGATAACTTTAACACGCCAGCGCAAGCCCAGGGAATGGACTTTAACCACATGGTTTTTAAAGACATTCAGCTGAACGCAAAGGATGTGCTTTATAGCCAGAACAAAATGGGCCTGAACCTGCAGCAACTTACACTACAGGAAAAGAGCGGCTTTAAAGTAAATAATTTCCAGGCACAAATTGCAATGGATTCCACCAGCGCAAGCCTTACCGATCTCGACCTGCAGACAGGGCACAGCCGCTTCCGAAAAGAACTTGCCGTACAATATCCATCGCTGGAAGCAGCAGCAGAAAATCCAAACCTGGTATCTCTCCGACTGGATATCGACAACAGTTATATTGGAATGCAGGATGCCTTATACTTTGTTCCTGACCTGGCGCAAAACCCGTCGTTCAGAACAGTTGCCAATTCTACCATCCGTTTAAACGGACAGGCTGAAGGCCGGCTGGATAACCTGAATATAAACAGCTTTCAGGTAGCAGGGCTGCAAGGCACATCCATTAATATAAGTGGCAATGTGCGCAATGCCATGGACCCGGACAGGCTGTTCGTCGACCTGAACCTGAACCGCTTTGCCACCACCCGAACCGATATTATGGCCCTGGCTCCTCCGGGCACCATTCCACCTGATATCAATATACCAGCAAACGTAGCCCTGACAGGTAACTACACCGGCACACTGGAGAATTTCGATGCCAATGCGACACTGCAAACGTCCTATGGCAATATAAATGCCGTGGTAGATATGCAGCCAGGCCCAACAACTGCAGCCCCTTTTAATGCCCGTGTCCGGACAGACCGCTTCGACCTGGAACAGCTGCTGGGCCCTGAAATGGGGGTAGGCACCATATCTATGGAAGCGACAGCTACTGGAGCTGGCTTCGATCCGGAAACAATGCGAGCCGATGTAAGAGCTACTATCAGAGAAGCTGTTTACAACGACTATCGCTACAACAATATCGTTGTCAACGCTAAAGTAGATCAAAACCGCTACCTGGTAGAGGCATCTTCAAAAGACGAGAATCTGGCCTTCGACTTAAACGGTGATTTTAACTTACGGAACAGCGAGCAGCCACAGTACGCTTTCGATGCGGATATAGACGGAATCAACCTGCAGGAACTCCACCTGTATGCCGATGATCTGGCCATTCAGGGAAAGCTGAAGGGCAACTTTACCGGTGCAGACCTGAGTAATCTGAGGGGCAACCTGGAGGCAAGTGAACTGGTAGTACGCCATCAGCAGGTACCGTATGCCCTGGATTCTGTTCAGTTGGCATTAGCCCAGTCGCCAACGCTTACCGAAGTACAGCTGAATTCCAAAATAATGGATGCTGATATGCGCTTCACCAATAGCCTGGAAACCTTGCCTACAGCACTGCAGAAACACTTTTCCAATTACCTGGACCTGCAACCAGATCCACCCTACCCTGCCGATCTGAGCCTGGGCGACTTTAACTTTACCATGCAGCTCCGAAACATTGAACTCATAAAGTCCTTTGTACCCGACCTGGAAACGCTGAAACCCTCCGCTCCTATTACAGGTGCCTACAGCCGAGAAACACAGACTTTTACCATGGACGGAGGTTTCAGCCTGATCGAATACCAGGACTTCGACCTGAAAGACTTTGTGATGGAAGTACGCGGCAATCAGGAACAGTTAGGCTACAGCCTTGGCCTGAGTGAAGTCTCTTCTCCTTCTTTTTTGGTGCAGAATATCCTGCTGGATGGAGCCGCCCGGGACGATGATATGACGTTACGCCTGGCCATTTCCGAAGATAACGGAGACCCTCGCTTTATGCTGGGTGGCCACTTAAGCAGCGTCAGCAGAAACGGGTATCGCTTTGCCCTGAATCCGGGCCAGATCTACATCAACAGCGAAGCCTGGACAGTGCCTGAAGATAACTACTTCCAGTTTGGCGGAGATGTACTGTACGCCAACAACATTCGCATACAGCGAGGCAACAGTTTTATACTGGCTAACAGCCTGGGAGAGGTTGCCCCGAATGCCCCGCTGCAGGTACAGTTCGGTAATTTCGAAATAGCTTACCTGATGGAATCCTTTCAGCAGGCCGACAGCCTGATTGCAGGCACAATAAACGGCGAAGCTACCCTGCGCAACCTGACAGAAGGCAACATGGCGTTTACATCAGATATTGGCATCAGCAGCTTGGCCTATATGGGAGTACCTGTAGGAGATATAGCATTAAGAGCCAACAGTGCTACCGAAAACCGCTATAACCTTGAGGCATCGCTTACAGGCAACGGCAACAGAGTACTGATCGGAGGCTTTTATGAGGCACAACCGGAAACCAGTACCCTGAACCTCGATGCGAACATAGAAACGATAAACCTGGCTGCCTTGCAAGGCTTTACAGCCGACATGGTAACCGATATGGGAGGCACTATAAGTGGCAACATGGCTGTCAGAGGCTCTGTAGCCGATCCTGATATTACCGGCCAGCTGAACTTTAACCAGGCACAGTTTAACCCTACCATGGTCGGCAGCCTTTACCGCCTGCAGAACGAGCGTATTGTATTCAACCAGCAAGGTATCAACTTTCCTAACTTTACGATTACAGACATCAACAACAATAATTTAGTAGTAAACGGCAACATCCTGACACAGGACTATACCGATTTCCGCTTCGACATGGGTATTACAACCGATCGTTTCCTGGCTGTAAACTCAACTGTAAACGATAACGACCTGTTCTATGGAAAACTGCTCCTGGCAACGAATACCACCATAAAAGGCACCATGGCCGTACCGGTAATCAACGCCAGAGTTGAAGTATTAGACGGTTCCAACATGTCGTTTGTAGTACCTGCCGATGAAGCTGGTGCAGCCGCTCAGGAAGGTATTGTACAATATGGCAGCCTGAACGACTCCATCTATTACATGGTACAACAGGGAATGGAAGACGCTGAGACTTCGGGTTTTGTAGGGGCTGTGATAGATGCCGAGATCGTGGTTACCGATGCCTCTCCTTTTACTGTCGTAATTGATCCGCTTACAGGCGATCAACTGGAAATAAGAGGGAATGGTACCTTAACCACTGCTATAGCGCCTAATGGCGAAATTAACCTTTCCGGCAGATACGATATCACAGACGGACTCTACCAGATGGCATTTTACAGCCTGGTAGAGCGCGAGCTTCGAATAGCAGAGGGCAGTTATATTGCCTGGGCCGGCGATCCTTTGATGGCAGATGTAAATATTTCAGCCATTTATGATGTAAAAACGGCCCCGCGTGAACTGGTAGCCTCTGAAATAACCGGCGATCAGACCGAGCAGAACCAACTCCGTAACCAGCTTCCGTTCCAGGTTTTTGTAAATGTTGAAGGAGAAATGCTGGAGCCAGAGATCGGGTTTGATATACAACTACCTGAAGAAGAAAGAGGGGCCTTTGACGGGCAGATAGAAGCTAAACTGGTATCGCTGCGACAGGATGAGTCTGAAATGAACAAACAGGTATTTGCCCTGCTGGTTTTAGGAAGGTTCCTGGCCCCTGATCCTCTGCAGAGTTCTGGTGGAGGTTTAGCCGCGTCGGCCCGAAACAGCCTGAGCCAGGTAATGAATGACCAGCTAAGCCGCCTGACGGACCGCTATGCAGGAGGCTTAGGCCTGGAGCTGGGAGTAAACTCTTATGAAGACTACTCTTCCGGCGCAGCAGAAGGCCGGACAGACCTGAATGTGGCAGTACGGCAGCAGTTCCTGAACGACAGGCTTACGGTAAGAGTAGGTGGCGACATTGGATTGGAAGGCCAGAGCACCGAGCAAAACTCGATGAGCAACTTTGGCGGAGATATTTCGGTAGAATACTCCATTTTACCTGATGGCCGCCTGCGAGTAAGAGGATTCCGCAGAAACCAGTACGAAAGCTTCCTGGAAGGAGATGTGCAGGCAACCGGTGCCTCTTTGATTTTCCAGCGTGACTATGATAACTTCTCTGAGCTTTTTAAAGGTGCCGAGAGAAGGCAGGCAAGGCGGGAAGAGCGCCGCAGAGAAGCCGCTACCGGCCCAACCAGTAGCAGCCAGTTACAGGCCGTAGAATTTGACTAA
- a CDS encoding BamA/TamA family outer membrane protein, with translation MIKNIPTSYWLFNSKTLYFFLLALFIASGCSSTKSVPENDALFAGYNVKVEGEPEKPSRKALEAELDGTVRPKPNSSILGLRFKLWIYNAMGDTADTGGIKGWIKEKVGEPPVLLSQVDTTTIADVMSSRLNNLGYFDNEVGSTTQIKKKKATVEWKASVQPPYRIRNIVYPEGDSLQLYSHIRATKEESLLKVGDPFRLQTMVQERERIDNVLKNKGFFYFSPDFLAFRVDTTLGERLYDVRILVKRDAPAFALQPYKIDDIYITTNHTVSESNVDNDTLKFERFYYIPDENYVKSKHLAHGLFLERDSLYTRQNHLLTTSRLMGLGAFKFVNVRFNRDTLQENRLDAEISLTPNLKKSLRVETQYVNKSNNFAGPGITASFRNRNALRGSELLTVNLDANYETQIGGQPADESNSTSGRSSVLNSYELGIRTDLTFPRFVAPFWAPNLRSEFVPKTRISLGTSLLNRVQFFRMNSINASYSYNWRPKRTLTYEVTPINLQYVNLLSTTSAFEERLQLNPFLQRSFNDQFIIGSIYQLTISTQVYEERRHQFFDRISLDVSGNILNGLYSLTGADSPTDEFPRTIAGQPFSQYTRIENDFRYYLKFSEKSMLATRFIAGAGFTYGNSASLPYVKQFSIGGNNSIRAFRPRSIGPGAYRDSTGVAFFDQVGDIKFETNIEYRFPIVSLLRGALFVDAGNIWLLRDQGATGARSNGESGLFNAGSLINELAVGTGFGLRVDIEFFVIRLDFGIPVRVPYLPVGQRYVLDDFNFGFRGDAGMNLNIAIGYPF, from the coding sequence ATGATCAAAAATATACCGACCAGCTATTGGTTATTCAACAGTAAAACACTTTACTTTTTTCTCCTGGCACTATTTATAGCATCAGGCTGCAGCAGTACGAAAAGTGTACCTGAAAACGATGCCTTGTTTGCCGGCTATAATGTAAAAGTAGAAGGTGAACCAGAAAAGCCAAGCCGCAAGGCACTGGAAGCCGAATTAGACGGAACTGTTCGCCCAAAACCGAACAGCTCTATTCTGGGCCTTCGTTTTAAGCTCTGGATTTATAACGCTATGGGCGACACAGCCGACACAGGCGGTATTAAAGGTTGGATTAAAGAAAAAGTGGGAGAACCTCCTGTATTGCTCTCACAGGTAGATACCACCACCATAGCTGATGTTATGAGCAGCAGGCTCAACAACCTGGGCTATTTTGATAATGAAGTAGGAAGCACCACGCAGATAAAAAAGAAAAAAGCTACTGTTGAATGGAAAGCTAGTGTGCAGCCACCTTACCGCATTCGCAATATAGTTTATCCGGAAGGGGATTCACTGCAGCTATACAGCCACATAAGAGCAACAAAAGAAGAGTCACTGCTTAAGGTTGGCGATCCGTTCAGGCTGCAGACGATGGTGCAGGAGCGGGAACGCATTGATAATGTGCTTAAAAATAAAGGCTTTTTCTACTTCAGCCCCGATTTCCTTGCCTTCAGGGTAGACACAACACTTGGCGAAAGGCTGTATGATGTTAGAATCCTGGTGAAACGCGATGCACCAGCCTTCGCTTTACAACCTTACAAAATAGATGATATCTACATTACCACCAACCATACGGTTTCTGAGAGCAACGTTGATAACGACACGCTTAAGTTCGAACGGTTCTACTACATCCCGGACGAAAACTATGTAAAGTCCAAGCACCTGGCGCACGGGCTGTTTCTGGAAAGAGACAGCTTGTATACACGCCAGAACCACCTGCTTACTACCAGCAGGCTGATGGGACTGGGAGCATTTAAATTTGTAAACGTCAGGTTTAACCGCGATACGTTACAGGAAAACAGGTTAGATGCTGAAATATCGCTGACCCCTAACCTGAAAAAGTCGCTGCGGGTAGAAACACAGTACGTCAATAAATCGAACAACTTTGCCGGACCCGGCATAACAGCTTCGTTCAGGAACCGCAACGCATTGCGGGGCTCGGAACTGCTGACAGTTAACCTCGATGCAAACTACGAAACCCAGATAGGCGGGCAACCTGCTGACGAAAGCAATTCAACATCCGGCAGATCTTCTGTATTGAATTCCTATGAACTGGGTATTCGTACCGATCTTACCTTCCCAAGATTTGTAGCACCTTTTTGGGCACCAAACCTAAGATCAGAATTTGTACCTAAAACCCGGATCAGCCTTGGCACCAGCCTTCTGAACAGAGTGCAGTTTTTTAGAATGAACTCTATTAACGCCTCTTATAGTTATAACTGGCGCCCAAAAAGAACACTGACATACGAAGTAACTCCAATTAATCTGCAGTATGTAAACCTGTTAAGCACTACTAGCGCTTTCGAAGAACGCCTTCAGTTAAACCCTTTTCTACAAAGAAGCTTTAATGACCAGTTTATCATCGGGTCAATTTATCAACTTACCATAAGCACTCAGGTTTATGAGGAAAGAAGACATCAATTCTTTGACAGGATTTCTCTGGATGTTTCCGGAAACATTCTAAATGGCTTATATAGTTTGACCGGAGCTGACAGTCCTACCGATGAGTTTCCAAGAACGATTGCAGGACAGCCCTTTTCTCAATACACCAGAATAGAAAATGATTTTAGATATTATTTAAAGTTCTCTGAAAAAAGTATGCTGGCTACCAGGTTTATTGCTGGTGCAGGCTTTACCTATGGCAACTCTGCTTCGCTACCCTATGTAAAACAATTCTCTATAGGTGGCAACAATAGTATAAGAGCTTTCAGGCCAAGAAGTATTGGTCCTGGTGCTTATCGTGATTCTACCGGAGTAGCCTTCTTCGATCAGGTGGGCGATATTAAATTTGAAACTAACATCGAATACAGATTTCCTATCGTCAGCTTACTAAGGGGTGCTCTGTTTGTTGATGCCGGAAATATATGGCTATTGCGCGACCAAGGGGCAACTGGTGCAAGAAGCAACGGTGAAAGTGGCCTTTTCAATGCCGGTAGCCTCATCAATGAACTGGCTGTAGGTACCGGATTCGGCCTTCGGGTGGATATCGAGTTCTTTGTAATTCGCCTCGATTTCGGTATACCTGTTCGGGTTCCTTACCTGCCAGTTGGCCAGCGCTATGTGTTAGATGATTTTAACTTTGGTTTCCGGGGAGATGCAGGTATGAACCTGAACATTGCCATTGGCTATCCTTTCTAG
- the glgP gene encoding alpha-glucan family phosphorylase, with amino-acid sequence MAKYDRWYHPYDINEKYNKRVAYFSMEFGIHQALKTYSGGLGFLAGSHMRSAFDLRQNMIGIGILWKFGYYDQLRNDDQTMRVQFQKKYYSYLEDTGITVSVDVNKHTVKVKAMVLKPEIFGTVPIYFLTTDIPENDYLARTITFRLYDGEPNARIAQSIVLGIGGAKVVDALGGADIYHMNEGHALPLAFHLYKVFGNMNDVRKRMVFTTHTPEKAGNEEHEIHHLHNMSFFNNVPLEEVRQMTGMHGHMFSHTLAALRISKIANGVSQLHGEVARGMWYENDNVCEIKAITNAQNVPFWMDVPLRKAMEQNNDRALVARKAEMKKQLFEVVADQTGKLFSPDVLTIVWARRFAAYKRADLIVRDFERFLNLINNKDFPVQMIWAGKPYPFDSGAIAVFDKLVNLAYKRNNFAVLTGYEIELSRKLKQGADVWLNTPRRPREASGTSGMTAAMNGAVNFSVQDGWLPEFARHGENAFVLPIVDTNWSIDRQDETDYQNLMRILEEEIVPTYYHNRERWLSIVKNSMRDVVPKFGADRMAHEYYQLLY; translated from the coding sequence ATGGCAAAATACGACAGATGGTACCATCCATATGATATAAACGAAAAATACAATAAGCGTGTAGCATACTTCAGCATGGAGTTTGGCATTCACCAGGCTCTTAAAACCTATTCCGGCGGACTCGGCTTTCTGGCTGGCTCTCATATGCGGAGTGCCTTCGATCTCCGGCAAAACATGATTGGCATCGGCATTCTGTGGAAGTTTGGTTATTACGACCAACTGCGTAACGACGACCAGACGATGCGGGTGCAGTTTCAGAAGAAATATTATTCCTACCTGGAAGATACAGGCATTACTGTAAGTGTGGATGTGAATAAGCACACTGTTAAAGTGAAGGCCATGGTGCTGAAGCCTGAAATATTCGGAACGGTGCCTATCTACTTCTTAACAACCGACATTCCGGAAAATGATTATCTGGCCCGCACGATTACCTTCAGGCTTTATGATGGAGAACCTAATGCCCGTATTGCACAGAGTATTGTACTGGGCATTGGAGGTGCAAAAGTAGTAGATGCGCTGGGTGGTGCCGATATATACCACATGAACGAAGGGCATGCTTTGCCACTGGCTTTTCATCTGTACAAAGTGTTTGGTAATATGAACGATGTGCGTAAACGCATGGTGTTTACAACGCATACGCCCGAAAAAGCCGGTAACGAAGAACATGAAATTCACCATCTGCACAATATGAGCTTCTTTAACAATGTGCCGTTGGAAGAAGTGCGGCAGATGACGGGCATGCACGGACACATGTTCAGCCATACTTTGGCAGCGCTCAGAATCTCTAAAATCGCCAATGGTGTTTCGCAGCTGCATGGGGAGGTGGCGCGCGGCATGTGGTACGAAAACGATAATGTTTGCGAGATTAAAGCAATTACCAATGCCCAGAATGTGCCTTTCTGGATGGATGTGCCACTGCGCAAGGCCATGGAGCAGAATAACGACCGGGCTTTGGTAGCCAGAAAAGCAGAAATGAAGAAGCAGCTTTTCGAAGTAGTAGCCGACCAGACAGGTAAACTTTTCAGTCCGGATGTGCTCACCATTGTCTGGGCCAGACGGTTTGCAGCCTATAAACGTGCCGACCTGATTGTGCGGGATTTTGAACGATTCCTGAACCTGATCAATAACAAAGATTTTCCGGTGCAGATGATTTGGGCCGGAAAGCCTTACCCGTTCGATTCCGGTGCTATTGCCGTATTCGATAAACTGGTAAACCTGGCGTACAAGCGAAATAACTTTGCTGTGCTGACGGGCTATGAAATTGAGCTATCGAGAAAGCTGAAGCAAGGTGCGGATGTGTGGCTGAACACACCTCGCAGGCCAAGAGAAGCCTCCGGAACCAGCGGTATGACAGCTGCTATGAACGGCGCTGTAAACTTTTCGGTGCAGGATGGGTGGCTGCCTGAGTTTGCCCGCCACGGAGAAAATGCCTTTGTGCTGCCTATTGTAGATACAAACTGGTCTATTGACCGGCAGGATGAAACAGATTACCAGAACCTGATGCGTATACTGGAGGAGGAAATAGTGCCAACCTACTACCACAACCGGGAAAGATGGCTGAGCATTGTAAAAAACAGTATGCGGGATGTAGTTCCTAAGTTTGGTGCAGACCGTATGGCACATGAATACTATCAGTTGCTGTACTAG
- a CDS encoding metallophosphoesterase: MANPDKTKQKTRIAAVGDIHVRETDKGNWIEFFEEVSDNADVLLLCGDLTDTGRVAEAEILAKELKACTIPVVGVLGNHDYERDQQDEIRSVLLRKEVHMLDGESVVLEGVGFAGIKGFGGGFDKGMLGMFGEKMMKRFVQEAVDEALKLDAALARLDGEYEDLKKVVVMHYAPIQATVVGEPEAIFPFLGSSRLAEPLNRRQVVAAFHGHAHIGTLEGETSRGVKVFNVSKPILQKAGYKHPYYILEV, from the coding sequence ATGGCTAATCCTGATAAAACAAAACAGAAAACACGCATTGCTGCCGTGGGCGATATACATGTACGCGAAACAGACAAAGGAAACTGGATTGAATTTTTTGAGGAGGTATCGGATAACGCGGATGTACTGCTTCTGTGCGGCGATTTAACAGATACTGGCCGTGTAGCGGAGGCGGAGATACTGGCAAAGGAACTGAAGGCATGCACAATTCCGGTGGTGGGTGTACTCGGTAACCACGACTATGAGCGTGATCAGCAGGATGAGATTCGGTCTGTGCTTCTACGAAAAGAAGTGCACATGCTGGATGGAGAAAGTGTGGTGCTGGAAGGTGTGGGTTTTGCAGGTATAAAAGGATTTGGTGGCGGGTTCGACAAGGGCATGCTGGGTATGTTCGGCGAAAAGATGATGAAGCGTTTTGTGCAGGAAGCTGTAGACGAAGCCTTAAAGCTGGATGCGGCCCTGGCACGGCTCGACGGGGAGTATGAGGACCTGAAAAAGGTAGTTGTAATGCATTATGCCCCTATACAGGCAACTGTAGTAGGTGAGCCTGAGGCGATTTTCCCGTTTCTCGGATCTTCGAGATTGGCAGAACCTCTTAACCGCAGGCAGGTAGTGGCTGCTTTTCATGGCCATGCCCATATCGGAACCTTGGAAGGTGAAACTTCCAGAGGAGTTAAGGTATTTAATGTGTCTAAGCCTATTCTGCAAAAAGCAGGGTATAAGCACCCGTATTATATACTGGAAGTATAG
- a CDS encoding nucleotidyltransferase, with protein sequence MAEENKPKDDKDKAKAHKFYKSALTLLLKAEIPFLVGGGFALKLYTGIERDTKDLDIFCKSGDCPSILKLLSDKGYDTELVDARWLAKARKEEHFVDFIFSNPSNQIPVDDGWYERAAESELFDLKLKFISPEDLIRCKIYVQNRERYDGSDINHTLLKYGDKLDWKLIWSSLEQHWQLLMAQLLSFQFVYPSERDIIPRWLFDELMKRARETYDMPPPTEKICRGPLIDQTQYGTDVTDWEYKAITIRTV encoded by the coding sequence ATGGCAGAAGAAAACAAACCCAAAGACGATAAAGACAAAGCGAAGGCCCACAAGTTTTACAAAAGTGCCCTGACTTTACTTTTAAAAGCCGAAATTCCTTTTTTAGTAGGAGGCGGTTTTGCCCTCAAACTCTATACAGGCATAGAGAGAGATACAAAAGACCTGGATATATTTTGTAAATCAGGCGATTGCCCGAGCATTTTGAAACTGCTTTCTGATAAAGGCTACGATACAGAACTGGTGGATGCCAGATGGTTGGCAAAAGCCAGAAAAGAGGAGCATTTCGTTGATTTTATTTTCAGTAACCCCAGTAACCAGATTCCGGTTGATGATGGCTGGTACGAACGGGCCGCAGAAAGTGAGCTCTTTGATCTGAAACTGAAGTTTATATCGCCGGAAGACCTTATCCGCTGTAAAATTTATGTGCAGAACCGGGAACGGTACGATGGCTCAGACATTAACCATACGTTGTTAAAGTATGGTGATAAACTGGATTGGAAGCTGATCTGGTCGAGCCTGGAGCAGCACTGGCAATTGTTGATGGCTCAGTTGCTTTCGTTCCAGTTTGTGTATCCTTCGGAAAGAGACATTATACCCCGGTGGCTGTTTGATGAGCTGATGAAGAGAGCGCGTGAAACATACGACATGCCCCCTCCAACCGAAAAAATTTGTCGTGGCCCCCTGATAGACCAGACGCAATACGGAACCGATGTTACCGACTGGGAGTATAAAGCAATAACTATCCGAACAGTATAA